The genomic window GGTCTGTGCTCTCCAATCGGGTTTCAGGCTGATGGTTGCAGTCGAATCCTTAGCCAGTGGTAATTGGCCTTCCCTCAAGAGGCGAACCGTAGTCTGACAGCTTGCTTCAGCGTTCTCTGGGTCATTGCCAATGTTTTCTGGATAAAACACAGCTACAGAAGCCACCGCTTTAGGGCGTAACAGGGTGCCGCGCAGCCACAATAGACTGCCCACCGAGATCAATAGCAGGCCAGCCACGGTTAGCACCCGTAAAGGTGACATTCCGGTTTTCTTGAGAGCTAAGGGCATGGGGAACCGGCCATGAGGGAGGGCAATCGAAACTGCATTGAGGATCCTCAGTTGAGCGGGCGGCTATAAAGGCTCATCTTGAATTCGTCTAGAGGCATGGTACCCGTCAGCATTTGACTCTGGACTGGCTGGAGCCCAGCCGCTTTGAGAATCTGCTGAACCTCCTGCTGCTCGGCCTCGGTCGCTGGCTGATCAAAGAATGAGGGCTTCACGCTATCGAGCCAAATAACGCGAGGATACTCAATTGCTGCGGTTCTAAGTGCACTCACTACCTTCGGGGCAGCCTGGGCCAGCAACATGACGGGAGCTGATGGGTCGAGGTAATAGGCCAAACGCAAGATATGACCGCGTGCGCGTGAGCTCATGGCAATCAGCGTGGGAGTGGTCGGCTCCTGGGCGATGACATCAGCCAGAACATGCATTCCTTGACGCTGTCTGAGGCTGAAGTCACCAACGCTAATTGTCAAGTACAGCAGCACCAAAGCCAGTGCTACGGCCTCACGCCAACGTCCAGCCAATCGTTCTACGCTTAGGGTAATTAGCAGCAGACAGCCTGGCAGCATGAAGATCATGGCCCGGCCCATGCCAAAGCCCAGGGTTGTCTTGCGTCCCAGTACGTCTACAGCCAAGGCTAGGCCCAGAGGTAGCAGTCCCAGCAACAGGGCCACGATCAGCATTTGTCGCTCGCCCCGTTGCCAGAGACTCCAACTGACTATGAGGAACGCGCTCCCAACCAAGACGCCTGCCAAAGTCGTCATCCAGTCAGGCAGACTAGTCACCCAGTCCCCGACAAGCAGGTGAATGCCTAGAACCTGCGCGGTGTTTTGCAAATGCTCCAGGTTAGCAGCCCAGAATCCAGCCGGAGTTGAGAAGCGATCCACATCAGCATTGCGTAATTGCTTTACTGTTCCCCACAGCGCCCAGGGCACTGTTAGCAGTACCCCAGCCCCCAAACGCAAGCCGTGCTGCCACCAATGCCGTCGGTCTAGATAAAGCACAACTGCGGCTAGGGCAATGAGCCAGTAGGCAAACAGGTAAAGCGTTAACAAACCAGCCGCCACTGATCCTGCGAGCAGACCGCTCCAAAGGAGCTGCTGTGGCCAGCTGCTAAGTAAGGATGTCTGCTGGTGCTTAATGATATAGAGCAGCGCCCAAGCGCCGAGCGTTGCCCACAAGACAACCGGCGCATACATGCGCAGATTGAGTGAGTGGAAAAAGTAAAACGGATTAACTCCTAGCAGTGCCGCCAGCAACAAACCGCTGCGATGACCGCTGACGACTCGGCCTAAGCCATAGGCACAGCCCATAGCAGCGATGCTGCACAAAGCGCTCAAGCTGCGAGTGGCAACCTCACTGTTGCCAAATAGGCGAAGCCAGAAGTGTTGGCTCAGAAAAAACAGCAGGGGATGAGGTTCGCCTCCTAGCAGACTCTTGAGCAGGCCGACTAGGGTTTTGACGCTATCCTTCAAGCTCGATTCCGCCGGCAATCCCAAAACTGTCAAGTAGTCTGACAAGGGCGTCGGGGCTGGAATCGCGCTAGG from Leptolyngbya sp. FACHB-261 includes these protein-coding regions:
- a CDS encoding glycosyltransferase family 39 protein is translated as MTRPAMAAGLQFNRSRVRLSLELLLVAAIVIGVVLRLLNLGTREFWYDEVVSLNIAAGQLSAYDGPSAIPAPTPLSDYLTVLGLPAESSLKDSVKTLVGLLKSLLGGEPHPLLFFLSQHFWLRLFGNSEVATRSLSALCSIAAMGCAYGLGRVVSGHRSGLLLAALLGVNPFYFFHSLNLRMYAPVVLWATLGAWALLYIIKHQQTSLLSSWPQQLLWSGLLAGSVAAGLLTLYLFAYWLIALAAVVLYLDRRHWWQHGLRLGAGVLLTVPWALWGTVKQLRNADVDRFSTPAGFWAANLEHLQNTAQVLGIHLLVGDWVTSLPDWMTTLAGVLVGSAFLIVSWSLWQRGERQMLIVALLLGLLPLGLALAVDVLGRKTTLGFGMGRAMIFMLPGCLLLITLSVERLAGRWREAVALALVLLYLTISVGDFSLRQRQGMHVLADVIAQEPTTPTLIAMSSRARGHILRLAYYLDPSAPVMLLAQAAPKVVSALRTAAIEYPRVIWLDSVKPSFFDQPATEAEQQEVQQILKAAGLQPVQSQMLTGTMPLDEFKMSLYSRPLN